Proteins encoded within one genomic window of Camelina sativa cultivar DH55 chromosome 19, Cs, whole genome shotgun sequence:
- the LOC104765781 gene encoding B3 domain-containing protein At3g19184-like isoform X2, whose amino-acid sequence MVESELSYEQIRLNRVEENKKRMGELNLNKLAQSLRVSSSSKPSPSKTRTMRTPVDFLEIRRSSRAKGPPPSYKEFGLEPLKRPRRSCQRRDLLNRVYASDEARMYGIDRAETLQSSLDPDFPSFVKPMLQSHVTGGFWMGLPLRFCKTHMPKRDEMMTLVDEEDEEFVAKYLAAKTGLSGGWRGFSIDHQLVDGDAVVFHLIAPTIFKVYIIRVNDDGNNDSDEENDIESNKKQEENVSEARPLRSSGKRKRGGRN is encoded by the exons ATGGTGGAATCAGAGCTAAGCTATGAACAGATTCGTTTGAATAGGGTggaagagaacaagaagagaatggGGGAACTTAATCTCAACAAGCTTGCTCAATCTCTTcgcgtctcttcttcttctaagccCTCTCCA TCAAAGACAAGGACGATGCGCACCCCCGTGGATTTCTTGGAGATCAGGAGATCAAGCCGTGCTAAGGGTCCACCTCCAAGTTACAAAGAG TTTGGGCTAGAACCACTGAAGAGGCCAAGAAG GAGCTGTCAAAGAAGAGATCTGCTGAACCGGGTATATGCTTCGGACGAGGCAAGAATGTATGGAATCGACAGGGCAGAGACGCTTCAGTCAAGCTTAGATCCAGACTTCCCTAGCTTTGTCAAACCAATGCTCCAATCACACGTCACCGGAGGATTTTGGATG GGCTTGCCGCTTCGTTTTTGCAAGACACATATGCCAAAACGTGATGAAATGATGACTTTGGTTGACGAGGAAGATGAGGAATTTGTGGCGAAATACCTTGCCGCGAAGACCGGTCTTAGTGGAGGCTGGAGAGGTTTCTCCATTGATCATCAGTTAGTCGACGGAGATGCTGTCGTGTTTCACCTTATCGCCCCAACAATATTCAAG GTGTATATCATTAGGGTAAATGATGATGGAAACAATGATTCAGATGAAGAGAATGATATTgaatcaaacaagaaacaagaagagaatgTTTCAGAAGCTAGACCGTTGCGAAGCAgtggtaaaagaaaaagaggag GAAGAAATTAG
- the LOC104765781 gene encoding B3 domain-containing protein At3g19184-like isoform X1, translated as MVESELSYEQIRLNRVEENKKRMGELNLNKLAQSLRVSSSSKPSPSKTRTMRTPVDFLEIRRSSRAKGPPPSYKEFGLEPLKRPRRSCQRRDLLNRVYASDEARMYGIDRAETLQSSLDPDFPSFVKPMLQSHVTGGFWMGLPLRFCKTHMPKRDEMMTLVDEEDEEFVAKYLAAKTGLSGGWRGFSIDHQLVDGDAVVFHLIAPTIFKVYIIRVNDDGNNDSDEENDIESNKKQEENVSEARPLRSSGKRKRGAGRN; from the exons ATGGTGGAATCAGAGCTAAGCTATGAACAGATTCGTTTGAATAGGGTggaagagaacaagaagagaatggGGGAACTTAATCTCAACAAGCTTGCTCAATCTCTTcgcgtctcttcttcttctaagccCTCTCCA TCAAAGACAAGGACGATGCGCACCCCCGTGGATTTCTTGGAGATCAGGAGATCAAGCCGTGCTAAGGGTCCACCTCCAAGTTACAAAGAG TTTGGGCTAGAACCACTGAAGAGGCCAAGAAG GAGCTGTCAAAGAAGAGATCTGCTGAACCGGGTATATGCTTCGGACGAGGCAAGAATGTATGGAATCGACAGGGCAGAGACGCTTCAGTCAAGCTTAGATCCAGACTTCCCTAGCTTTGTCAAACCAATGCTCCAATCACACGTCACCGGAGGATTTTGGATG GGCTTGCCGCTTCGTTTTTGCAAGACACATATGCCAAAACGTGATGAAATGATGACTTTGGTTGACGAGGAAGATGAGGAATTTGTGGCGAAATACCTTGCCGCGAAGACCGGTCTTAGTGGAGGCTGGAGAGGTTTCTCCATTGATCATCAGTTAGTCGACGGAGATGCTGTCGTGTTTCACCTTATCGCCCCAACAATATTCAAG GTGTATATCATTAGGGTAAATGATGATGGAAACAATGATTCAGATGAAGAGAATGATATTgaatcaaacaagaaacaagaagagaatgTTTCAGAAGCTAGACCGTTGCGAAGCAgtggtaaaagaaaaagaggag CAGGAAGAAATTAG
- the LOC104765783 gene encoding uncharacterized protein LOC104765783, with protein MANAVEQSSLYSSSFVDARISFSNDFADGTNHSRSQLQETISRAHDQMKYKEAPVSSDFKFNVENLGFTSAADEIFFGGVLLPLEKTTQRKVMTLREELSAQDSDRTISKGSRNWWKLGLNKSKKVHSNNINFHLPHKSQNCLASILESDD; from the exons atggctAATGCTGTAGAACAATCCTCATTGTATTCTTCATCCTTTGTTGACGCAAGAATCTCATTTTCCAATGATTTTGCCGACGGTACTAATCATAGTAGAAGCCAGCTTCAAGAGACAATATCAAGAGCACATGATCAGATGAAGTACAAGGAAGCTCCTGTTTCGTCGGATTTCAAATTCAATGTCGAAAACTTGGGTTTCACTTCTGCGGCTGATGAGATCTTCTTTGGTGGAGTTCTGTTGCCACTAGAGAAAACTACTCAGAGGAAAGTGATGACACTCAGAGAGGAACTAAGTGCTCAAGACTCTGACCGTACCATCTCAAAGGGATCTCGTAATTGGTGGAAGTTAGGTCTCAACAAGTCCAAGAAAGTCCATTCCAACAACATTAACTTCCATCTCCCACACAAATCTCAG AATTGTCTTGCAAGTATATTGGAATCTGATGACTAA
- the LOC104765786 gene encoding protein CHROMATIN REMODELING 25 — MEEEDEEILSSSESEDSSDNYQEESQESEGEIENPECEDLPAVFPSSDVDRKSKNVNDLLRGNLVVQRQPLLPRDLSVSEGAAVCRKPFKPPCSHGYTSTGQLSRRLSARKRFVPWGSTTPVVVVLPTKLEESPNIEKDEEEEVVYLPPDIEPLVLWQSEEDGSSNVTTIMVHSLLVKFLRPHQREGVQFMFDCVSGLHGSENINGCILADDMGLGKTLQSITLLYTLLCQGFDGTPMVKKAIIVTPTSLVSNWEAEIKKWVGDRIRLIALCESTRDDVISGIDSFTRPRSALQVLIISYETFRMHSSKFCQSESCDLLICDEAHRLKNDQTLTNRALASLTCKRRVLLSGTPMQNDLEEFFAMVNFTNPGSLGDAAHFRHYYEAPIICGREPIATEEEKNLAADRSAELSSKVNQFILRRTNALLSNHLPPKIIEVVCCKMTTLQSTLYNHFISSKNLKRALADNAKQTKVLAYITALKKLCNHPKLIYDTIKSSSPGTVGFENCLEFFPAEMFSGRSGAWTGGDGAWVELSGKMHVLSRLLANLRRKTDDRIVLVSNYTQTLDLFAQLCRERRYPFLRLDGSTTISKRQKLVNQLNDPTKDEFAFLLSSKAGGCGLNLIGANRLVLFDPDWNPANDKQAAARVWRDGQKKRVYVYRFLSTGTIEEKVYQRQMSKEGLQKVIQHEQTDNSTRQGNLLSTEDLRDLFSFHGDVRSEIHEKMSCIRCQNEASGTENIEEGNENNIDGNACQIDQEDIGGFAKDAGCFNLLKNSERQVGTPLEEDLASWGHHFTSKSVPDAILQASAGDEVTFVFTNQVDGKLIPIESNVSPKVVESEDHNRNQTANKRAFNKPQQRPREPLQPLSLNDTSKRVKLSTYKRLHGTSNIDDAPIQMSLQRPHQVSVNHHDDFV; from the exons atggaggaagaagatgaagagatccTTTCGTCTTCCGAGAGCGAAGATTCCAGCGATAATTATCAAGAAGAGTCTCAAGAATCGGAAGGAGAAATCGAAAACCCAGAGTGCGAAGACCTTCCGGCGGTTTTTCCTTCATCTGACGTCGATCGGAAATCTAAGAACGTCAATGATCTTTTGAG GGGAAATCTGGTTGTACAACGGCAGCCACTCCTGCCTCGGGATCTTTCAGTTTCAGAAGGAGCGGCAGTTTGTAGGAAGCCCTTCAAGCCTCCGTGTTCTCATGGTTATACTTCCACGGGGCAACTCTCTCGTCGTCTTTCGGCTCGAAAACGGTTTGTCCCTTGGGGTTCCACAACTCCGGTTGTGGTTGTTTTACCTACTAAGCTAGAAGAATCGCCCAATatcgagaaagatgaagaagaggaagttgtTTATTTGCCACCTGATATTGAACCCTTGGTACTGTGGCAATCTGAAGAAGATGGATCGAGCAATGTAACAACAATCATGGTGCATTCATTGCTTGTCAAATTTCTTCGTCCTCATCAAAG AGAAGGTGTCCAGTTCATGTTCGATTGTGTTTCGGGACTACATGGTTctgaaaatataaatggttGCATTCTGGCTGATGATATGGG TTTGGGGAAGACATTGCAGTCCATTACTTTACTATACACACTTCTTTGTCAAGGATTTGATGGGACACCTATGGTTAAAAAGGCCATTATCGTTACACCAACGAGTCTTGTCAGTAACTGGGAAGCTGAAATTAAGAAATGGGTTGGTGACAGGATTCGTCTTATAGCCCTCTGTGAGAGCACTAGAGATGATGTTATATCTGGAATAGATAGTTTCACTCGACCACGAAGTGCTTTGCAG GTACTTATCATTTCTTACGAGACATTCCGAATGCACTCATCCAAGTTCTGCCAGAGTGAATCCTGTGATCTTCTAATATGTGATGAGGCTCATAGGTTGAAAAATGACCAGACACTAACTAACAGG GCTTTGGCTTCGTTGACATGCAAACGTCGTGTTTTGTTGTCTGGAACTCCCATGCAG AATGACTTGGAAGAGTTTTTTGCCATGGTAAACTTTACAAATCCGGGGAGTTTAGGTGATGCTGCACATTTTCGCCATTATTATGAG GCACCTATTATATGTGGAAGAGAACCTATAGCCACTGAGGAAGAGAAAAACTTAGCTGCTGACCGCTCCGCAGAACTGAGTTCAAAAGTCAATCAG TTTATTTTGAGGAGAACCAATGCATTGCTCTCAAATCACTTACCACCTAAG ATAATTGAAGTAGTTTGTTGCAAGATGACTACTCTCCAGTCCACTTTGTACAACCATTTTATAAGCTCAAAAAAT CTTAAAAGAGCACTTGCTGATAATGCAAAGCAAACCAAAGTTTTGGCTTATATAACAGCTCTTAAGAAGCTCTGCAATCATCCAAAG CTAATCTACGATACAATAAAAAGCAGCAGTCCTGGAACTGTTGGGTTTGAGAATTGCTTAGAGTTTTTCCCTGCAGAAATGTTCTCTGGGAG ATCTGGAGCATGGACTGGGGGTGATGGTGCCTGGGTCGAGCTCTCTGGGAAAATGCATGTTCTCTCCAGACTTTTGGCCAACCTACGTCGGAAAACTGATGACCGCATAGTCCTTGTATCAAACTACACACAG ACATTGGATCTTTTCGCTCAACTCTGTCGTGAAAGAAGGTATCCGTTTCTGAGGCTGGATGGATCAACAACAATCAGCAAGAGGCAGAAGCTTGTTAACCAGTTGAACGACCCAACAAAG GATGAGTTTGCATTTCTCTTAAGCAGCAAGGCGGGTGGCTGTGGATTAAATTTAATAGGTGCTAACCGACTTGTTTTGTTCGATCCCGATTGGAATCCTGCCAATGATAAACAA GCTGCGGCTAGAGTTTGGAGAGATGggcaaaagaaaagagtatatGTCTACAGGTTTCTTAGTACCGGAACTATTGAAGAAAAG GTTTACCAGCGCCAGATGTCAAAAGAAGGGCTTCAAAAAGTTATTCAGCATGAACAGACGGATAACAGCACGAGACAG GGGAACTTACTTTCTACAGAGGATCTACGagatttattttcatttcatgGGGATGTTAG GTCTGAAATCCATGAAAAGATGAGCTGCATCAGGTGCCAAAATGAGGCCTCTGGTACTGAAAACATCGAAGAAGGAAATGAGAACAACATAGATGGCAATGCTTGCCAGATTGACCAAGAAGACATTGGCGGATTTGCAAAAGATGCTGGATGCTTTAACTTGTTAAAAAACTCCGAGAGACAG GTGGGCACTCCATTGGAAGAAGATCTAGCTAGCTGGGGTCATCATTTTACCTCAAAATCCGTTCCAGATGCTATACTGCAAGCTTCAGCAGGTGACGAG GTTACATTTGTTTTCACAAACCAGGTAGATGGGAAGCTCATTCCCATCGAATCAAATGTTAGTCCGAAAGTAGTGGAGTCCGAAGACCACAATCGGAACCAAACTGCAAATAAACGAGCGTTTAACAAACCACAACAAAGACCTCGGGAACCGCTGCAACCTTTATCTCTCAACGATACCTCCAAAAGAGTCAAGTTGTCTACTTATAAGCGTTTACATGGTACTAGTAACATTGATGATGCTCCGATTCAAATGTCTTTGCAAAGACCACATCAAGTTTCTGTAAATCATCATGATGATTTTGTGTGA